The Drechmeria coniospora strain ARSEF 6962 chromosome 02, whole genome shotgun sequence genome has a segment encoding these proteins:
- a CDS encoding WD domain, G-beta repeat containing protein encodes MSAQLSSPAVPGDGERASKPDGEAVAVTLADSEISGASEAHAPAPASTNGQTPAPNRRSITLLSRTSISHVVKDRDKDGTKSLTKTLSGGTTPAANVGMDTLSTQIYLRTTNSGGPEPPSITHRLRNSARSESPTVENGNANEMANKPPSVVIDAPRDRRYVCMSEEPSATTTVTLTLPPRKGPSFLSRLGMRGSWKRDGSAVDSDSEMGDVRTDGSSAQAMTSIIGAGGGYIPLYKEPPRYIRVKPHNKKGREFNRLFLAQELQGSRQSAGDGSGGGRAPATAVGSKILKPGDAIWAAEFSVDGRYLAVAGKDQTVRVFSVISTAEDRRAHEEEEEARNKGNGEKLSAPVFLTKPTAEFEGHTGEVLALSWSKNNFLLSSSMDKTVKLWHLSRRDCLCTFRHNDLVTSIAFHPTDDRFFLAGSLDAQLRLWSIPDKAVAFSAQTHEFITAVAFSPDGKTAICGMLSGLCLFHETEGLKQLFQIHVRSSRGRNAKGSKITGIRTAVAPAESQHGDVKVLISSNDSRVRIYSLRTRMLEVKFKGLENQSSQIHARFSDDGLYVISGSEDRRAYIWGAGQPEAEMKDKQPYECFDAHPEVVTTALMAPVKSRQLLSASGDPIYDLCNPPPITLRSLEERTASGTRLPDGGGGGGGEAPASAKKPEETPAYIERSKHMDGNIIITTDRTGTIKVFRQDCAFAKRLQNTWETGSKFSGKLTGVGRSASIMTRTSAGSRAHSRRGSLNLGTGSGPVQPASDRIMSWRQEIEGRASTSGMTTRSERSMSPMRASRSPLGTSAGRLAAEARRQPFGSSPVLRPHKPTSPASSFETSKPSLRLVKDGEGSSLPPTPSFSLVSASDSDPHTDRGPEGSFWNRGRWKGGLQGLPGLRYTTSAISSASLSGSAPAASHIRAGSDSLAPGSARTAVRRSLGIRETAETGLGEDEDRRRSTGTALANARPALGRPGPLGGGIGKGAERVGTRTNSGTAQAGTK; translated from the exons ATGTCGGCCCAATTGTCCTCGCCTGCCGttccgggcgacggcgaacgAGCCTCGAagcccgacggcgaagcggtggccgtcaccctcgccgATTCTGAAATATCCGGCGCATCCGAAGCTCATGCCCCAG cgCCCGCCTCCACCAACGGCCAAACGCCGGCGCCCAACCGCCGCTCCATCACCCTGCTGTCGCGGACGAGCATATCCCACGTCGTAAAGGACAGGGACAAGGATGGGACCAAGAGCCTGACCAAGACGCTGAGCGGCGGCACGACGCCCGCCGCCAACGTCGGCATGGACACGCTGAGCACG CAAATATACCTCCGCACCACCAACAGCGGCGGCCCCGAGCCCCCCTCCATCACCCACCGTCTGCGGaactcggcgaggtcggagaGCCCGACGGTGGAGAACGGAAACGCCAACGAGATGGCGAACAAGCCGCcgagcgtcgtcatcgacgctCCGCGGGACCGCCGGTACGTCTGCATGAGCGAGGAGCCatccgcgacgacgacggtgacgctgACCCTGCCGCCCAGGAAGGGCCCTTCGTTCCTGAGCCGGCTCGGCATGCGCGGTTCCTGGAAGcgcgacggcagcgccgtcgactccgATTCCGAGATGGGCGACGTCCGCACCGACGGCAGCAGCGCCCAGGCCATGACGTCcatcatcggcgccggcggaggCTACATCCCCCTGTACAAGGAGCCGCCGCGCTACATCCGGGTCAAGCCGCACAACAAAAAGGGCCGAGAGTTCAACCGGCTGTTCCTCGCCCAGGAGCTGCAGGGCAGCCGGCagagcgccggcgacggatccggcggcggccgcgcgccggcgacggccgtcggcagcaaGATCCTCAAGCCCGGCGACGCCATCTGGGCCGCCGAGTTCAGCGTGGACGGGCGgtacctcgccgtcgccggcaaggacCAGACCGTCCGCGTCTTCTCCGtcatctcgacggccgaggaccgCCGCGCccacgaggaggaggaggaggcgcgGAACAAGGGCAACGGCGAGAAGCTCAGCGCGCCCGTCTTCCTCACcaagccgacggccgagttcgAGGGGCACACGGGCGAGGTGCTGGCCTTGAGCTGGAGCAAGAACAACTTCctgctctcgtcgtcgatggacaAGACGGTCAAGCTGTGGCACCTGAGCCGCCGGGATTGCCTCTGCACCTTCCGGCACAACGACCTCGTCACCTCCATCGCCTTCCACCCCACCGACGACcgcttcttcctcgccggctcccTCGACGCCCAGCTGCGGCTGTGGAGCATCCCGGAcaaggccgtcgccttctcggccCAGACGCACGAGttcatcaccgccgtcgccttctcaCCAGACGGGAAGACGGCCATCTGCGGCATGCTGAGCGGCCTCTGCCTCTTCCACGAAACCGAAGGCCTCAAGCAGCTGTTCCAGATCCACGTGCGGTCGTCGAGGGGCCGCAACGCCAAGGGGAGCAAGATCACGGGCATACGGACGGCCGTGGCGCCGGCCGAGTCCCAGCACGGCGACGTCAAGGTCCTCATCAGCTCCAACGACTCGCGCGTGCGCATCTACAGCCTCCGGACGCGCATGCTCGAGGTCAAGTTCAAGGGGCTCGAGAACCAGTCGAGCCAGATACACGCCCGcttcagcgacgacggcctctACGTCATCTCGGGCAGCGAAGATCGCCGGGCCTACATCTGGGGCGCCGGCCAGCCCGAGGCGGAGATGAAGGACAAGCAGCCGTACGAGTGCTTCGACGCGCACCCCGaggtggtgacgacggcgctcATGGCGCCCGTCAAGAGCCGCCAGCTGCTCAGCGCCTCGGGCGACCCCATCTACGACCTCTGCAACCCGCCGCCGATCACGCTGCGGAGCCTCgaggagaggacggcgagcggGACCCGGCTgccggacggcggcggcggcggcggcggcgaggcaccGGCGAGCGCCAAGAAGCCCGAGGAGACGCCGGCGTACATTGAGCGGTCCAAGCACATGGACGGCAACATCATCATCACGACGGACCGGACCGGCACCATCAAGGTGTTCCGGCAGGACTGCGCCTTCGCGAAGCGGCTGCAGAACACGTGGGAGACGGGCTCCAAGTTCTCGGGCAAGCTGACGGGCGTCGGCCGGAGCGCCAGCAtcatgacgaggacgagcgcCGGCAGCCGGGCCCACTCGAGACGCGGCTCCCTCAACCTCGGCACGGGGTCCGGACCGGTGCAGCCGGCGTCGGACAGGATCATGAGCTGGCGGCAGGAGATTGAGGGCAGGGCGAGCACGTCGGGCATGACGACGCGGAGCGAACGGTCCATGTCGCCGATGAGGGCGAGCCGGTCGCCGCTcggcacctcggccggccggctcgccgccgaggcccggAGGCAACCGTTCGGGTCGAGCCCCGTGCTCCGGCCGCACAAGCCGACGAGCCCGGCGAGCAGCTTCGAGACGAGCAAGCCTTCGCTGCGGCTCgtcaaggacggcgaggggtccagcctgccgccgacgccgagcttcaGCCTCGTGAGCGCCTCCGACTCGGACCCGCACACCGACAGGGGGCCCGAGGGGAGCTTCTGGAACAGGGGCCGCTGGAAGGGGGGGCTGCAGGGCCTCCCGGGCCTGCGCTACACGACGAGcgccatctcgtcggcctcccTCTCGGGATCGGCCCCCGCCGCGTCCCACATCCGGGCGGGAAGCGACAGCCTCGCGCCGGGGAGCGCCCGGACGGCGGTGCGACGGAGTCTCGGCATCCGAGAGACGGCGGAAACAggactcggcgaggacgaggaccgACGACGATCGACCGGCACGGCCTTGGCGAATGCGAGGCCGGCACTGGGCAGGCCCGGaccgctcggcggcggcatcggcaaggGGGCCGAACGAGTCGGCACGCGGACGAACTCTGGAACGGCACAAGCGGGCACGAAATAA
- a CDS encoding cell cycle control protein produces MAQADGSTVELASDDDLIEIDATPATRSRNNLAYLLNPLLPFSPTPFFDPLSRRSERRQAESNRQTAAGAGDTTVIDLTQEPEDVDAPSQQPAMPRSRMGSNPRRTQSQRASAPRLARSDSTTITPSAVIDLTVDSPEDRRQADMTNQLRARPPSHHHHHHHHHRQGDHLIGVQLSNSGLYYHGMMQTVRRIGGLLGSELFRDGFNSTFDFGGSFTPGEASPKPPMEETPSTRPGYTRDTCAKAEEGLEMVAICPACNEELAYDPAGPSVPSSTPGGRRKKKAAGEHHFWALKKCGHVYCADCFENRKPTKAQPDGVGFRGAGAKLPSSAPGDLTCAVEQCDTRVTAKTEWVGIFL; encoded by the exons atggccCAAGCCGACGGCTCGACGGTCGAGCTGGCCAGTGACGACGATCTCATCGAGATTGATGCCACACCAGCGACCCGAAGCCGCAACAATCTTGCGTACCTGCTGaatcccctcctccccttctCGCCCACACCCTTCTTCGATCCTTTGAGCAGGAGAAGCGAACGCAGGCAGGCCGAGTCGAATAGGCAGACGGCCGCCGGGGCCGGTGACACGACGGTCATCGACTTGACGCAGGAGCCCGAGGATGTCGACGCTCCATCTCAGCAACCGGCGATGCCGCGGTCCCGAATGGGCAGCAACCCGCGGAGAACGCAATCACAACGGGCGTCCGCTCCGCGGCTGGCGAGGAGCGACAGCACGACAAtcacgccgtcggccgtcatcgatCTCACCGTCGACTCGCCGGAAGATCGCCGTCAGGCGGACATGACGAACCAACTTCGCGCTCGTCCTCCCtctcaccatcaccatcaccaccaccaccaccggcaAGGGGACCACCTCATCGGCGTGCAGCTCTCCAATTCCGGGCTGTACTATCACGGCATGATGCAGACCGTTCGCCGCATCGGTGGCTTGCTTGGCTCCGAGCTGTTCCGCGACGGCTTCAACTCGACATTCGACTTTGGAGGCTCCTTCACCccgggcgaggcgagcccgaagccgccgatggaagaaacgccgtcgactcgtccTGGATACACCCGAGACACGTGCGCCAAGGCCGAAGAGGGCCTGGAAATGGTGGCCATATGTCCGGCCTGTAACGAGGAACTGGCCTACGATCCCGCCGGCCCGTCCGTCCCAAGCTCCACGCCGGGCGGCAGAAGGAAAAAGAAGGCGGCGGGGGAGCACCACTTCTGGGCGCTCAAGAAATGCGGCCAC GTGTACTGCGCCGACTGCTTCGAGAACCGGAAGCCAACCAAGGCGCAGCCCGACGGTGTTGGCTTCCGGGGCGCCGGAGCCAAACTCCCCAGCAGCGCTCCCGGGGACCTGACGTGCGCCGTCGAGCAATGCGACACGAGGGTCACGGCCAAGACGGAGTGGGTCGGCATATTCCTGTGA
- a CDS encoding Translation release factor pelota-like protein: protein MKLISRKLLPVDMDEEQVSLLPEDPEDMWHAYNLIVVGDVVNAHAVRKVVLVNAGTGASAAERVHTDLTIRVKSTFFDPVISSLRVSGVVVSENDHVSRGSHHTLDIEVNRAFTVVKPDGWDSVSKATLSQALSDDKNGAMAAVVMQEGVANICLITQFRTVLKTRVESVVPKKRDAPSEQDAGVRRFFDKTLNSLLRAVDFSGSRPLLLASPGFVASDFKAYIAKQGRDRSDKVLTAVGKSATVIHANSGHVHSLNEVLQSPEVLSTMRDMTYAKEARCIDQFFDILKLDDGRAWYGTSAVEKAVEDGAVGPGGGVLLISNALFRSEDLETRKRYVALVDKVKADGGDARILSSDHESGQRLKMMGDIAAILNYPMLDLDDEDDGDHVEEPQVRDNGRRHEEDEDMLDSVI, encoded by the exons atgaAGCTCATCTCGCGAAAGCTCCTCCccgtcgacatggacgaggagcaggtcTCCCTGCTGCCTGAGGATCCCGAAGACATG TGGCACGCCTACaacctcatcgtcgtcggcgacgtcgtcaacGCCCACGCCGTCCGAaaggtcgtcctcgtcaacgccggcaccggcgcctcggccgccgagcgagtCCACACCGACCTCACCATCCGCGTCAAGTCGACCTTCTTCGACCCCGTCATCTCCTCCCTCCGCGtctcgggcgtcgtcgtgtccgaAAACGACCACGTCTCCCGCGGCTCCCACCACACCCTCGACATCGAGGTCAACCGGGCCTTCACCGTCGTCAAGCCCGACGGCTGGGACTCCGTCTCCAAGGCGACCCTCTCCCAGGCCCTCTCCGACGACAAGAAcggcgccatggcggccgtcgtcatgcaGGAGGGCGTCGCCAACATCTGCCTCATCACCCAGTTCCGCACCGTCCTCAAGACGCGCGTCGAGAGCGTCGTCCCCAAGAAGCGCGACGCCCCGTCCGAGCaggacgccggcgtccgGCGATTCTTCGACAAGACGCTCAACTCGCTCctccgcgccgtcgacttctCCGGCTCGCGGCCGCTGCTCCTCGCGAGCCCCGGTTTCGTCGCCAGCGACTTCAAGGCCTACATCGCCAAGCAGGGCCGCGACAGGTCCGACAAGGTGCtcacggccgtcggcaagaGCGCCACCGTCATACACGCCAACTCGGGCCACGTCCACAGCCTGAACGAGGTCCTGCAGAGCCCCGAGGTCCTCTCGACCATGCGGGACATGACCTACGCCAAGGAGGCGCGCTGCATCGACCAGTTCTTCGACATTctcaagctcgacgacggcagggcCTGGTACGgcacgtcggccgtcgaaaaggccgtcgaggatggcgccgtcggccccggAGGCGGCGTCCTGCTCATCAGCAACGCCCTCTTCCGCAGCGAGGACCTCGAGACGCGAAAGAGAtacgtcgccctcgtcgacaaggtcaaggccgacggtggcgacgcgAGAATACTGAGCAGCGACCACGAGAGCGGCCAGCGTCTGAAGATGATGGGcgacatcgccgccatcctcaaCTATCCCATGCTGGAtctggacgacgaggacgacggtgacCACGTCGAGGAGCCGCAGGTTCGGGACAACGGCAGGAGGCatgaggaagacgaggataTGCTCGACAGTGTCATCTAG
- a CDS encoding cell cycle control protein, translating into MPSSCVPVASHVTLRPMPNSAQPARPVHHVTENLDRSSEHQVPCCNKRAKVVTPRNVVGKGSGRSATLVMLCGISGESPQEPVVSKKSGIIYEKRLIEKYIGENGTEPDTGDALAAEDLLAVKASAVVRPRPPTLTSIPALLATFQNEWDALALETYNLKEQLARSREELATALYQHDAAVRVIARLTRERDEARESLSKITVTDGASVGEQMVVDSIETLPEALAEAVDETHQSMSKGRKKRPVPKDWLSAKDLAAFEAESSNPLPLSQATSLDLEGDYAAVGGLTGEAAIYSVEAGSLERQVAVGEPVTATLWAGTKLYFATSQGAIKAYQDGSGVASLSEHAGPVTSMSPHPGGQILGSVGADKSVVFYDVESMKRVSRAYTDASLSSCAFHPDGHLFAAGTVTGEIKLFMTTTLEQAAAFKLGAPVQALAFSENGFWLAATAKGQTAVTIFDLRKEGDAATAKVLETGGPVQSLAWDYTGQYLATGGPSGITVQQYAKSSKKWSEPFRNAVPAVAVRWGASARKLVAVNGEGVVSVFGAKE; encoded by the exons ATGCCAAGCTCGTGCGTGCCTGTCGCCTCGCACGTGACCCTTCGGCCCATGCCAAACAGTGCTCAGCCTGCTAGGCCCGTGCACCACGTCACGGAAAATCTCGACCGGAGCAGCGAGCACCAGGTGCCGTGCTGCAACAAGCGTGCCAAGGTAGTAA caccacGAAACGTTGTTGGAAAGGGATCCGGGCGCTCGGCAACACTCGTCATGCTTTGCGGAA TTTCTGGGGAGTCTCCCCAAGAGCCCGTCGTTTCCAAGAAGTCGG GCATCATCTACGAGAAGCGGTTGATCGAAAAGTACATTGGTGAAAATGGCACCGAGCCCGACACGGGcgatgccctcgccgccgaggacctgctggccgtcaaggcctcggccgtcgttcgccctcgtcccccCACACTCACCTCCATCCCGGCCCTCCTGGCGACCTTCCAGAATGAATGGGATGCGCTCGCACTGGAAACGTACAACCTCAAGGAGCAGCTGGCACGGTCGCGGGAGGAGCTGGCGACGGCTCTGTACcagcacgacgccgccgtccgcgTCATCGCTCGACTGACGCGCGAGAGGGACGAAGCCCGCGAATCGCTCAGCAAAatcaccgtcaccgacggCGCGAGCGTCGGAGAGCAGATGGTCGTCGACAGCATCGAGACCCTACccgaggccctcgccgaagccgtcgacgagacgcaTCAGAG CATGTCGAAAGGCCGCAAGAAGCGACCTGTTCCGAAGGACTGGCTCTCGGCCAAGGACCTGGCCGCTTTCGAAGCCGAAAGCTCCAACCCTCTCCCCCTGTCACAGGCGACctcgctcgacctcgagggcgactacgcagccgtcggcggcctcacgggcgaggcggccatatactcggtcgaggccggcagcctcgagaGGCAagtggccgtcggcgaaccCGTCACGGCCACCTTGTGGGCCGGGACGAAGCTCTACTTTGCCACGAGCCAGGGTGCCATCAAGGCGTACcaggacggcagcggcgtcgcTTCCCTGTCGGAGCATGCGGGTCCCGTCACCTCCATGAGCCCGCACCCCGGCGGCCAGATCCTgggctccgtcggcgccgacaagAGCGTCGTCTTCTACGACGTCGAGTCGATGAAGCGTGTCAGCCGAGCCTACACCGATGCCT CTCTATCCTCGTGCGCCTTCCACCCCGACGGCCACCTCTTCGCCGCAGGGACGGTGACGGGCGAGATCAAGCTCTTCATGACCACGACGCTCGAGCAGGCGGCCGCCTTCAAGCTCGGCGCGCCCGTGCAGGCGCTCGCCTTCTCCGAGAACGGATTCTGGctggcggccacggccaaggGTCAGACGGCCGTGACCATCTTCGATCTGCGGAAGGAGGGAGAcgcggccacggccaaggtGCTGGAGACGGGCGGTCCCGTCCAGTCCCTGGCCTGGGACTACACGGGTCAGTACCTGGCGACGGGCGGTCCCTCGGGCATCACGGTCCAGCAGTACGCCAAGTCGAGCAAGAAGTGGAGCGAACCCTTCAGGAACGCGGTgcccgccgtggccgtgcgATGGggcgcctcggcgaggaagctcGTGGCCGTCAACGGAGAGGGTGTCGTCAGCGTCTTTGGCGCCAAGGAGTAA